A single genomic interval of Sulfoacidibacillus ferrooxidans harbors:
- a CDS encoding ABC-ATPase domain-containing protein, translating into MENKSQFLRVLRNLDGKPYGGYRDLKGVFDIGPYILFIDRVQSDPFAPPTRVRAHVDADILRLEERFFSDMDHRVALEDFLTRRLTAALKELGLKRRGSGRSGMIIIASPLQVILPRSSVSVTATGIEVRLSVGLPANGRRIRAKDAEAMFLDDLPFILYRAFSRAEFPFDELQEHISLYLDQCFIRRSLEQQGLVSFIGNGAVLARLNGMSEFPMDAKVAQSFEAPASTLVTWTLPSGREITGMGIRKGITLIVGGGFHGKSTLLQAIMRGVYHHIAGDGREWCITDETAVKVRAEDGRRVSRVDISGFISNLPRGRSTTAFSTQDASGSTSQAAAIVEAMEMGSRVLLMDEDTSATNFMIRDARMQALVAKGREPITPFVDRVRELYRDFGVSSILVIGGSGDYLDVADMVLLMDEYKPIDVTMEAKRVTSEYPAQRIVETKAPLAQVRVRTPKVHSMGGRIERMDVKSRFTVQYGDEFVDLSALEQLIEESQTRAAVAMIHYALSYFVDGETPLHQVVTLVIEEVYKNGFSCISSQEGCSGFYTLPRTFEIAMIWNRIRGLILT; encoded by the coding sequence ATGGAGAACAAATCCCAATTTTTACGGGTGTTGCGCAATTTAGATGGTAAACCATATGGGGGATATCGAGACTTAAAAGGTGTATTTGATATTGGACCGTATATTTTATTCATTGATCGCGTTCAGTCTGACCCGTTTGCTCCCCCTACACGCGTGCGTGCACATGTGGATGCAGATATATTGCGATTAGAGGAACGTTTTTTTAGTGATATGGATCATCGAGTGGCTTTAGAAGACTTTTTAACTCGGAGGCTAACTGCTGCGCTTAAAGAACTTGGATTAAAGCGCAGGGGAAGTGGACGAAGTGGGATGATCATCATTGCTTCGCCTCTTCAAGTGATTTTGCCTAGAAGTAGTGTATCTGTAACAGCTACGGGGATTGAGGTACGGTTATCCGTAGGATTACCAGCAAATGGTCGGCGAATACGAGCAAAAGATGCTGAGGCTATGTTTTTAGACGATCTGCCATTTATCTTATATCGTGCGTTTTCTAGGGCTGAATTTCCATTTGACGAGTTACAAGAGCACATTTCTTTATATCTGGATCAGTGTTTTATTAGGCGCTCTCTAGAACAGCAAGGACTTGTATCTTTTATAGGCAATGGTGCTGTGTTAGCCCGCTTAAATGGCATGAGCGAATTTCCGATGGATGCAAAAGTTGCACAATCGTTTGAAGCACCAGCGTCTACGCTCGTTACTTGGACACTTCCAAGTGGACGAGAAATAACTGGCATGGGTATTAGAAAAGGAATCACGTTAATTGTCGGTGGTGGGTTTCATGGTAAAAGCACGTTACTCCAAGCGATCATGCGAGGCGTATATCATCATATCGCAGGGGACGGACGGGAATGGTGTATTACAGATGAGACGGCAGTGAAAGTGCGTGCAGAAGATGGGCGTCGAGTGAGCCGTGTGGATATCTCTGGGTTCATTTCAAACCTTCCACGAGGGCGGTCGACTACCGCATTTAGTACGCAAGATGCTAGTGGCTCGACTTCACAGGCAGCGGCAATCGTAGAGGCAATGGAAATGGGTTCACGAGTATTATTGATGGATGAAGATACGAGTGCGACAAACTTTATGATTCGCGATGCACGCATGCAGGCACTTGTCGCAAAAGGAAGAGAACCCATTACACCGTTTGTGGATCGTGTGCGGGAACTTTACCGCGATTTTGGTGTCTCAAGTATATTAGTCATCGGTGGATCAGGTGATTATCTTGATGTCGCAGACATGGTTTTACTCATGGATGAATATAAACCGATTGATGTGACAATGGAAGCGAAACGCGTGACATCGGAGTACCCTGCGCAAAGAATAGTGGAGACTAAAGCACCTCTAGCACAAGTACGTGTTCGCACGCCTAAAGTACACTCTATGGGCGGACGTATTGAGCGAATGGATGTAAAGTCGCGGTTTACGGTTCAGTACGGTGATGAGTTTGTTGATTTAAGTGCTTTGGAACAACTCATTGAAGAGTCACAGACACGTGCAGCTGTAGCGATGATTCACTATGCATTGTCGTACTTTGTGGATGGAGAGACTCCACTTCATCAGGTGGTAACACTCGTTATCGAAGAGGTATATAAAAACGGCTTTTCATGTATTAGTTCTCAGGAAGGTTGTTCAGGTTTCTATACGTTGCCAAGGACATTTGAAATCGCCATGATATGGAATAGAATTCGAGGCTTAATACTCACATAA
- a CDS encoding phospholipase D-like domain-containing protein, which translates to MRSKGFLKYLGSIFGHDVWVRKKGKRLTLMFLSASTMCLLSSCATLNATSNQQFPNSVTSKDDTLLWGPEIKPEALQMINHSTTFCHLTMYELSDMDILDALNKAKNRGVNVEVVLDATEPHSQSIALPFLRAHHILVRTLSIPGGISHIKSLVVMTKGGMEALLGGMNFGAYSWANHDASVYFAHPTAEFEGLFQQDYARAGGNPEVPLAYPLPLLYDTEIEPAMLTAIASATQSIDIEAFAFTSRDMRSALAAAVARGVKVNVVLDPKEPYNHKTASELLASGVAVCYYQPYDSEYLHAKILSIDAGRIVFIGSANFSYHGFSINHEGDVELTDAYAFGKSIDDDVADQFSRGQAVSGGNTY; encoded by the coding sequence ATGAGAAGTAAGGGATTTTTAAAGTATTTAGGTAGCATTTTTGGACATGACGTATGGGTTAGGAAAAAAGGTAAACGCTTGACTTTGATGTTTTTAAGTGCAAGCACGATGTGCTTGCTATCAAGTTGTGCTACGCTTAATGCAACATCCAATCAACAGTTTCCAAATTCAGTAACCAGTAAAGATGATACTTTATTGTGGGGACCAGAGATTAAGCCGGAAGCCTTGCAGATGATCAATCACAGTACAACATTTTGCCATTTGACAATGTATGAACTCTCTGACATGGATATTTTAGACGCACTTAATAAAGCGAAGAATCGCGGAGTGAATGTAGAAGTGGTACTCGATGCAACTGAACCGCATTCTCAATCCATAGCGCTACCGTTTTTGCGTGCACATCATATTTTGGTACGCACGTTATCGATACCAGGGGGTATTTCTCACATTAAGTCGCTGGTTGTCATGACAAAAGGAGGGATGGAGGCTCTACTTGGTGGCATGAATTTTGGAGCATACAGTTGGGCTAATCACGATGCTTCAGTCTATTTTGCGCACCCCACCGCAGAGTTCGAGGGTCTTTTCCAACAAGATTATGCGCGGGCTGGAGGCAATCCAGAGGTTCCATTGGCGTACCCATTGCCACTTCTCTACGATACGGAGATTGAACCGGCGATGCTTACAGCCATCGCGAGTGCAACGCAATCGATTGATATAGAGGCATTTGCTTTTACAAGTCGAGATATGCGATCAGCACTTGCAGCAGCAGTTGCACGTGGTGTTAAAGTCAATGTAGTACTCGATCCTAAAGAACCTTATAATCACAAGACTGCAAGTGAGCTTTTAGCATCAGGCGTAGCCGTTTGTTATTATCAACCTTATGATAGTGAGTATCTTCATGCTAAAATCCTCTCCATTGATGCTGGACGAATTGTGTTTATCGGAAGTGCTAATTTTTCTTATCATGGATTTTCTATTAATCATGAGGGTGATGTTGAACTCACAGACGCGTATGCATTTGGCAAAAGCATCGATGATGATGTTGCGGATCAGTTTTCGCGTGGACAAGCAGTTTCGGGTGGGAATACGTATTGA
- a CDS encoding phosphatase PAP2 family protein translates to MRTFMRHIERRDRQWYLSIQSLHGRYRTVDRMASFIGRYGPVVYFIEMGLILIASLFGRSAYDAPYALYAVLVAIAAALTTKFVIDPIAKHVGRVRPFVTERLIPLVHKDPNDPSFPSNHAGGAFALCTILSLAFPQIIWFTLGLAVLIALSRVYIGLHYMTDVVAGACIGMCISFVYWKVWF, encoded by the coding sequence ATGCGTACTTTTATGAGACACATTGAAAGGAGAGATCGACAATGGTATTTGTCGATACAATCGTTGCATGGACGATACCGTACTGTTGATCGAATGGCTTCTTTTATAGGGAGATACGGTCCCGTCGTATATTTTATTGAGATGGGACTAATCCTTATTGCTTCTTTGTTCGGGAGATCTGCATATGACGCACCTTATGCTTTATATGCCGTGCTTGTTGCTATTGCAGCGGCACTGACTACTAAGTTTGTAATTGATCCGATCGCAAAGCATGTAGGGAGAGTGAGGCCATTTGTTACAGAACGTCTGATTCCACTTGTCCATAAAGATCCTAATGACCCTTCGTTTCCATCCAATCATGCAGGGGGCGCATTTGCGCTATGTACGATTTTGTCGCTCGCATTTCCCCAGATCATATGGTTTACACTCGGGCTTGCTGTGCTCATTGCATTATCTAGAGTGTATATTGGACTGCACTATATGACGGATGTAGTTGCAGGTGCTTGTATTGGAATGTGCATTTCTTTTGTGTACTGGAAAGTATGGTTTTAA
- a CDS encoding cupredoxin domain-containing protein, translated as MLSSVAMMGHLAYAATYHIIITDRHFTPEKIVGQIDQPVTITVSNQGTKIHNFILPAFYIYSPNLSVHHTTTVQFTPDKKGVFDFFSDAGGKKEQGLVGKIDVH; from the coding sequence GTGCTTAGCAGTGTGGCAATGATGGGGCATCTTGCTTATGCGGCGACCTATCATATCATCATTACAGATCGTCATTTTACACCTGAAAAAATTGTGGGGCAGATAGATCAACCCGTGACAATCACTGTAAGTAATCAAGGGACTAAAATACATAATTTTATTCTTCCGGCATTCTATATCTATTCTCCTAACCTTTCTGTGCATCATACAACAACTGTGCAATTTACACCAGACAAAAAAGGAGTTTTTGACTTTTTTTCAGATGCTGGAGGAAAGAAGGAACAAGG